The stretch of DNA TTTAGCCAGTGCGAGAGAATTAAAACGGCATTAATACAAGTCTTGCCTCCCCCTCAACGCGCTCAGCGTGCATGGTCTCGCCTGGCCCCATCCGTATATCTCACGGCCATGCCACACAAAAATAACCGCGACACCCGCTCGTACACGCGTACACGCATTGGCCCAGCGATAAAGCATTTTGAATGGACGGCCTAAAAATCCCTCTGGTTTTTCCTGGTGATGCAAAATGCATTAATGGTGCAACCTATGCGTTTTAGAAAATCGCAACCCGGTTGCGACAGCGCGTCGCGGTTTATCTCAAATTATGGTTGCAATGGAGGAAAACCCTGCCGATTCGATATATTGCTTATCGCATAATTGGAGTTACAATGCGCCCGTTCCAAGGGCCGCAGCCTTTGAATGGACGGGTTGGGAGAGATGGGAGGCTTGGTTTAAGGAGGTCCGTTATCGAGTGTCAGGCTGACGGGTTTCTGGTTCGTCTGCCGCACGAAAAATGATCGATGATCGCAAGGCGCTAGCCGGGACAATGGCTGGAGTTTGTACGAATCAATAACACGACTATCAACGGGGAATAAAGCTTTGACGGCACCGGATCATCCAGCGGTGCCGTTTTCACATCCGCTTCCAGCGGCTGGCAACGAAAGGAGGGCGCGTTGGCGTACTGATTGCGCTTGCATCTTTCATCGGACCTTTTTGAGTATCCGCCGTGGCACGGTTGTTGCATGCATCTTATGGATGCCATCCGGCGTTACAGGCTAAGGAGCATTAAATGGATATTTTCATCCAGCAGATTCTGAATGGGCTGGTGCTGGGCAGTATTTACGCCATCATCGCGCTGGGCTACACGATGGTGTACGGCATTTTGGGGATTATCAATTTCGCTCATGGCGATGTGCTGATGGTCGGCGCCATGGTCGCGTTGTCCGCGATTGGCGTGTTGCAAAACCATTTTCCTGGACTGGGTGCGGTGCCTACCCTCGTCATCGCGTTGTTGATTGCCGCCGCGGTGTGTGCGCTGGTCGGCTATACCATCGAGCGCGTCGCTTACCGGCCGCTGCGGCGTGCTCCCCGTCTGGCGCCGCTGATTACCGCGATTGGCGTGTCGATCCTGTTGCAAACACTGGCGATGATGATCTGGTCGCGCAATCCGCTACCGTTCCCGCAACTGCTGCCTACCAACCCGATCAACGTGATTCATGCCACTGACACCTCGCCGGGTGCGGTGATCTCAATGACCGAGATCGTCATCATTGTCACGGCATTTGTGGTGATGGGCGCGCTGCTGCTGCTGGTGCACAAGACCCGTCTGGGCCGCGCGATGCGGGCGATTGCCGAAAATCCCAATGTGGCCAGCCTGATGGGCGTGAACCCGAATTTCGTGATCTCCGCGACCTTCATGATCGGCTCGGCGCTGGCCGCGCTCGCGGGCGTGATGATCGCATCCGAATACGGCAATGCGCACTTTTACATGGGCTTTATTCCAGGCATCAAGGCGTTCACCGCCGCGGTGCTGGGCGGCATTGGCAATCTCGGTGGGGCCATGGTCGGCGGGATTTTGCTTGGCTTGATCGAGCAACTGGGCGCGGGCTATATCGGCAATCTGACCCATGGCGTGTTCGGGAGTAATTATCAGGATGTCTTCGCCTTCATCGTGCTGATCGTCGTGCTGGTGTTCCGTCCGTCCGGCCTGCTCGGCGAACGGGTCGCAGACCGCGCTTAAGGAGCTCACTCATATGACTTCGCTTCAACCGATTGAGCCTTCTACTACGCTGATCCCCGAGAACAACCGCACGCGCACCATGCTGATTGGCTTCGTGACCACGGTGCTGGTGCTGGCCGCGCCGATGCTGATTGGGGCGGCGGGCGGCAATTACTGGGTGCGCGTGCTCGATTTCGCCATGCTGTACGTGATGCTCGCGCTCGGCCTGAACGTGGTGGTAGGTTTCGCGGGGCTGCTCGATTTGGGCTACATCGCGTTCTATGCGGTGGGCGCCTATGTCGGCGCGCTGCTGTCGTCGCCGCATCTGACCACCCAGTTCGAATGGATTGCCCAACTCGCGCCAAACGGCCTGCATGCACCGATCTGGTTCATCGTGCCGTGCGCGATGGCCGTGGCGGCGCTCTTTGGCGTTTTGCTGGGCGCACCGACGTTGCGCTTGCGCGGCGATTACCTCGCCATCGTCACGCTGGGCTTTGGCGAAATCGTCCGGATCTTCATGAATAACCTCGATCGCCCGGTGAATATCACTAATGGGCCGAAGGGCATCACCGGGATCGATCCGGTGACGATCGGCGGCTTCAGCCTGGCGCAGACCCATGAGTTGTTCGGCATGAAGTTTCCGTCGGTCTATCTGTATTACTACCTGTTCGTGCTGTGCGCGCTGCTCGTGATCTGGGTGTGTACCCGCTTGCAGCACTCGCGCATTGGCCGTGCCTGGGCCGCGATCCGCGAAGACGAAGTCGCCGCCAAGGCGATGGGCATCAACACCCGCAACGTGAAGCTGCTGGCGTTTGCCATGGGCGCTTCGTTTGGCGGCTTGTCCGGGGCGATGTTCGGCGCGTTTCAGGGTTTTGTTTCGCCCGAGTCGTTCACCTTCTGGGAATCCATCGTGGTGCTCGCGTGCGTGGTGCTGGGAGGCATGGGGCATATTCCGGGCGTGATTCTGGGAGCGGTGCTGCTGGCGGTGTTCCCCGAGTTTTTGCGCTCGACGATGGGGCCGTTGCAACACGCGCTTTTCGGCCATGAGATTGTCGATACCGAAGTGATCCGCCAGTTGCTTTACGGCCTGGCGATGGTGCTCATCATGCTGTATCGCTCGGAGGGCCTGTGGCCGTCACCGAAGCACGAGGACAAGAT from Paraburkholderia hayleyella encodes:
- a CDS encoding branched-chain amino acid ABC transporter permease, which encodes MDIFIQQILNGLVLGSIYAIIALGYTMVYGILGIINFAHGDVLMVGAMVALSAIGVLQNHFPGLGAVPTLVIALLIAAAVCALVGYTIERVAYRPLRRAPRLAPLITAIGVSILLQTLAMMIWSRNPLPFPQLLPTNPINVIHATDTSPGAVISMTEIVIIVTAFVVMGALLLLVHKTRLGRAMRAIAENPNVASLMGVNPNFVISATFMIGSALAALAGVMIASEYGNAHFYMGFIPGIKAFTAAVLGGIGNLGGAMVGGILLGLIEQLGAGYIGNLTHGVFGSNYQDVFAFIVLIVVLVFRPSGLLGERVADRA
- a CDS encoding ABC transporter permease subunit, which gives rise to MTSLQPIEPSTTLIPENNRTRTMLIGFVTTVLVLAAPMLIGAAGGNYWVRVLDFAMLYVMLALGLNVVVGFAGLLDLGYIAFYAVGAYVGALLSSPHLTTQFEWIAQLAPNGLHAPIWFIVPCAMAVAALFGVLLGAPTLRLRGDYLAIVTLGFGEIVRIFMNNLDRPVNITNGPKGITGIDPVTIGGFSLAQTHELFGMKFPSVYLYYYLFVLCALLVIWVCTRLQHSRIGRAWAAIREDEVAAKAMGINTRNVKLLAFAMGASFGGLSGAMFGAFQGFVSPESFTFWESIVVLACVVLGGMGHIPGVILGAVLLAVFPEFLRSTMGPLQHALFGHEIVDTEVIRQLLYGLAMVLIMLYRSEGLWPSPKHEDKMAKLAKRNGKKPVRA